In bacterium, a single genomic region encodes these proteins:
- a CDS encoding nucleotidyltransferase domain-containing protein — translation MNAYENLARFFGGEEEVVAAYLYGQPAIERTWPDSDIEVGLVFREDLDADAATEYLEGLGTGNPLGDAPGVLMPFGLNSHILPVVYEVLTWGRVLADNDPGARDAFGRQMAARLDQERPRLLEEAHETIVKARGFGASADEPVRTGGQTARALDPIRIGWRLARVLTSVPILEMFTRDVDAAARDAERVAQLVGVFSNASGAATGIAKAMLMTYAIPRPSRRWEVFLPLADIGMISTELSLHLAAMLETRWTLLTGSGLASPERVITLIRGYLPPVIAFARRASWATELPGLVATQRLH, via the coding sequence ATGAACGCGTACGAGAACCTCGCGCGCTTCTTTGGGGGCGAAGAAGAGGTCGTCGCGGCGTACCTGTACGGCCAGCCGGCGATCGAGCGCACTTGGCCCGACTCGGACATCGAGGTGGGACTGGTGTTTCGCGAGGACCTCGACGCCGACGCCGCGACGGAGTATCTCGAGGGGCTCGGTACCGGCAACCCCCTCGGCGACGCGCCGGGCGTGCTCATGCCGTTTGGGCTTAATTCGCACATCCTCCCGGTCGTCTACGAAGTGCTGACGTGGGGCCGCGTGCTCGCCGACAACGACCCGGGGGCGCGCGACGCATTCGGCCGGCAGATGGCGGCGCGTCTCGACCAGGAGCGGCCGCGGCTGCTCGAGGAGGCGCACGAGACGATCGTCAAGGCGCGCGGGTTCGGCGCGTCCGCGGACGAGCCCGTCCGTACCGGCGGCCAGACGGCCCGCGCGCTCGATCCGATCCGGATCGGCTGGCGGCTCGCGCGCGTGCTGACCTCGGTGCCGATTCTCGAGATGTTCACCCGCGACGTCGACGCCGCGGCCCGGGACGCGGAGCGGGTTGCCCAGCTCGTCGGCGTCTTCAGCAACGCGAGCGGCGCGGCGACCGGGATCGCGAAGGCGATGCTGATGACGTACGCGATCCCGCGGCCGTCGCGGCGGTGGGAGGTCTTTCTGCCGCTCGCCGACATCGGGATGATCTCCACCGAGCTGTCGCTCCATCTCGCGGCGATGCTGGAGACGCGCTGGACCCTCCTCACGGGCAGCGGCCTCGCGTCGCCGGAGCGGGTCATCACCCTGATCCGCGGCTACCTGCCGCCCGTGATCGCGTTTGCCAGGCGCGCCTCGTGGGCCACCGAGTTGCCCGGACTCGTCGCGACGCAGCGGCTGCATTGA
- the nagA gene encoding N-acetylglucosamine-6-phosphate deacetylase yields MIVSAGTVLAADRDLTPGVVAIEDGRIARVSAEPAPAGALSFPDATLVPGLIDLQVNGGAGIDCLRAGAPAYETLGRYLAATGVTAYLPTIITAPLDEMRRAGEAAAIAMRRAAPGPEILGIHMEGPYLNPLRRGAHPAHALRAPDADEAAETVRRLDGALRLFTLAPELEGAEAVVRMLAAQGVVVAIGHTDAAFDDVQAAARWGVRMATHLFNAMRGIHHREPGAAGGALVTPSIALGLIADYAHVHPAILSLAARAAGMGRIVLVTDAIAAAGMGRGAFTLGEQTVEMKDGVPRLADGTIAGSVLQLHRGVQNFAAAAGVSRRDAVQAASLNPARVLGLHRRKGRIAPGADADLVVLGRDGEVLLTIARGEIAYRRAA; encoded by the coding sequence ATGATCGTGTCCGCCGGGACGGTGCTCGCCGCCGACCGCGATCTGACCCCGGGCGTTGTCGCCATCGAAGACGGCCGCATTGCACGCGTCTCCGCGGAGCCTGCGCCGGCCGGGGCGCTGTCGTTTCCGGATGCCACGCTGGTCCCCGGCCTGATCGACCTGCAGGTCAACGGCGGCGCCGGGATCGACTGCCTGCGGGCGGGCGCGCCGGCGTACGAGACGCTCGGCCGGTACCTCGCGGCGACCGGCGTGACCGCGTATCTTCCGACGATCATCACCGCGCCGCTCGACGAGATGCGGCGGGCCGGCGAAGCGGCGGCCATCGCGATGCGCCGCGCGGCCCCGGGCCCCGAGATCCTCGGGATTCACATGGAGGGGCCGTACCTCAATCCCTTGCGCCGCGGCGCGCATCCTGCGCACGCGCTGCGCGCGCCCGACGCGGACGAGGCCGCCGAGACGGTCCGGCGCCTCGACGGCGCGCTGCGTCTGTTTACGCTCGCGCCCGAGCTCGAGGGCGCCGAAGCGGTGGTACGCATGCTCGCCGCGCAGGGCGTCGTCGTCGCGATCGGACACACGGATGCCGCGTTCGACGACGTCCAGGCGGCCGCGCGATGGGGCGTGCGCATGGCGACCCACCTCTTCAACGCGATGCGGGGGATCCACCACCGGGAGCCTGGCGCGGCCGGCGGCGCGCTCGTCACGCCGTCGATCGCGCTCGGCCTGATCGCCGACTACGCCCACGTGCATCCGGCGATTCTGTCGCTCGCCGCGCGCGCGGCGGGGATGGGCCGGATCGTGCTCGTCACGGACGCGATCGCCGCGGCGGGGATGGGACGCGGCGCGTTCACGTTGGGGGAGCAGACGGTCGAGATGAAAGACGGCGTGCCCCGGCTCGCCGACGGCACGATCGCCGGCAGCGTGCTGCAGCTGCACCGGGGGGTGCAGAATTTCGCCGCGGCGGCCGGCGTCAGCCGCCGCGACGCGGTGCAGGCCGCTTCCCTCAATCCGGCCAGGGTGCTCGGCCTCCACCGCCGGAAGGGGCGCATCGCACCCGGGGCGGACGCCGACCTCGTCGTGCTTGGTCGCGACGGCGAGGTGCTGTTGACGATTGCGCGGGGCGAGATCGCCTACCGGCGCGCCGCCTGA
- a CDS encoding GNAT family N-acetyltransferase has translation MVRSLRAEDVEACAAVMSGLPLWREYGVTIREARATFTAALGGAAQVQVADDGGRVVGFVEYLVHGTFGHSGYVWAVGVAADAQGRGVGGRLMDAAEAKIFEAGPNVFLLVSAANAGAQRFYERRGYRRIGEIPDYLRPGVTEILYRKTQGPIRATHA, from the coding sequence ATGGTTCGATCGCTGCGCGCAGAAGACGTGGAAGCATGCGCGGCCGTCATGTCCGGTCTTCCGCTGTGGCGCGAGTATGGGGTGACGATCCGGGAGGCGCGCGCGACGTTCACCGCCGCGCTCGGAGGCGCGGCGCAGGTCCAGGTGGCCGACGACGGCGGGCGGGTCGTGGGGTTCGTGGAGTACCTCGTACACGGGACGTTTGGACACAGCGGCTATGTCTGGGCGGTCGGCGTCGCTGCGGACGCGCAGGGGCGCGGCGTCGGCGGGCGGCTGATGGACGCCGCCGAGGCGAAGATCTTCGAGGCCGGGCCGAACGTGTTCTTGCTCGTCAGCGCTGCCAACGCGGGCGCCCAGCGGTTCTACGAGCGCCGCGGCTACCGGCGCATCGGCGAGATCCCCGATTACCTCCGGCCGGGGGTGACGGAGATTCTCTATCGCAAGACGCAGGGCCCGATCCGCGCGACCCATGCCTGA
- a CDS encoding 4-hydroxyphenylacetate 3-hydroxylase N-terminal domain-containing protein: MPLRSADEFLASLRDGRRVVYRGEQVEDVTRHPHLGRGARHVAIDFRLAHARPGDALLTAPAPDGEPMSRYFAIPRAADDLLRRRDLIEHVTREARSFVPLIKEIGTDAMFAMMIVAGRLDREAGTRYAGRVRAFYEHCRDGDLAMAVAQTDAKGDRARRPAEQPESDAYVRRVRETPDGIVVRGVKAHTTNAVFANEIVVVPTRAMSEADADYAVAFAVPADTPGLTMIASARGFGATSEFDNPLSSRYSMTESLTIFDDVLVPWDRVFLCGEWRAAGALARTFVEFHRFTAVSYKIPLLELLLGGAALIADYHGLLGAAHVREKLARLTLYLQTTRGIGTAAAVGARDVDGVAVPDVALTNAAKYYFARGYHDAVRDVQDLAGGLLVTGPMEEDWARPEVRRLFDRALGGRAGVGAGERLRVINLLRDLVASDLGGYLEVLAIHAEGSLETQKLTVLQDAEIERVKRLAAAAAGVAPATS; this comes from the coding sequence ATGCCTCTGCGTAGCGCCGACGAGTTTCTGGCCAGCCTGCGGGACGGCCGCCGCGTCGTCTACCGCGGCGAGCAGGTCGAAGACGTGACGCGCCACCCGCACCTCGGCCGCGGCGCGCGGCACGTCGCGATCGACTTTCGCCTCGCACACGCGCGGCCGGGCGACGCGCTGCTCACCGCGCCGGCGCCGGACGGCGAGCCGATGAGCCGTTACTTCGCGATCCCGCGCGCGGCGGACGACCTGCTGCGGCGCCGCGACCTGATCGAACACGTGACGCGGGAGGCGCGTTCGTTCGTCCCGCTGATCAAGGAGATCGGCACGGACGCGATGTTCGCGATGATGATCGTGGCCGGCCGCCTCGACCGGGAGGCGGGGACCCGGTACGCCGGGCGGGTCCGCGCCTTTTACGAGCACTGCCGCGACGGCGACCTCGCGATGGCGGTCGCGCAGACCGACGCGAAGGGCGACCGGGCGCGACGGCCGGCCGAGCAGCCGGAGTCCGACGCCTACGTGCGGCGTGTCCGCGAGACTCCCGACGGGATCGTCGTCCGCGGCGTGAAGGCGCACACCACCAACGCCGTTTTCGCCAACGAGATCGTCGTCGTGCCGACGCGCGCGATGAGCGAGGCCGACGCCGACTACGCGGTGGCCTTCGCGGTGCCGGCCGACACGCCCGGCCTGACGATGATCGCCAGCGCGCGCGGCTTCGGGGCCACGAGCGAGTTCGACAACCCGCTCAGCAGCCGCTACAGTATGACGGAATCGCTCACCATCTTCGACGACGTCCTGGTGCCGTGGGACCGCGTCTTTCTCTGCGGCGAGTGGCGGGCCGCGGGCGCGCTCGCGCGGACGTTCGTCGAGTTTCACCGGTTCACCGCGGTGTCGTACAAGATTCCGCTGCTCGAGCTGCTGCTCGGCGGCGCGGCGCTGATCGCCGACTACCACGGGCTGCTCGGCGCCGCGCACGTGCGCGAGAAGCTGGCGCGCCTGACCCTGTACCTGCAGACGACGCGGGGGATCGGCACGGCCGCGGCGGTGGGCGCCCGCGACGTCGACGGCGTCGCGGTGCCGGACGTGGCGCTTACCAACGCCGCGAAGTACTACTTCGCGCGCGGCTACCACGACGCGGTCCGCGATGTGCAGGACTTGGCCGGCGGCCTCCTTGTGACGGGCCCGATGGAAGAGGACTGGGCGCGGCCGGAGGTGCGGCGCCTCTTCGACCGCGCGCTCGGCGGGCGCGCGGGCGTCGGCGCCGGCGAGCGGCTTCGGGTGATCAACCTGCTCCGCGATCTCGTGGCGTCCGACCTCGGGGGCTACCTCGAGGTGCTTGCGATCCACGCGGAGGGCTCTCTCGAGACGCAGAAGCTGACCGTCCTGCAGGACGCCGAAATCGAGCGGGTCAAGCGCCTGGCCGCCGCCGCCGCGGGCGTGGCGCCCGCGACGTCATGA
- a CDS encoding ABC transporter substrate-binding protein yields MNAKRLGWLLLALVVALSVPVLGAGAAPAKVTLTFGVDQEVVGLDPNKVTAFSSFRRIDLLYNKLVTYDAGLHVVGDLAESWDNPDARTYVFHLRHGVQFHDGAEMTSADVVYTLNRILDPKTASPGRSYIDVIDGVTAPDKYTVRIHLQYPLASLLSGLASGNAAIVERSAVERAGDLQKTEAGTGPFMLAEWVPDNFMRLARNPRYFKRGMPRVDEVVFRVIPEQASLLAGLRSRSLDMATISDGSVVKQAQAAGTLNVQQAPSLNLRIFSFNTTRKPFTDPRVRDAIAFAIDRQAIINAAEFGLGVVSGPIPAPDKVWALPVSSFPEYHANPARARQLLQEAGAAGASFNITVSPTYEGGLAVAQVIQSQLKAVGLNANIQNVEWGQYINLWVKRDFDSMVELRGGDPDPDRFLYRTFYSTGAVNNFLFKDAAVDKLLDRGRVHVTVAERLPIYHDVERALVTGAPAVFLYTPMESQVMQTYVKGFRIIPTGALNYLEQTSVAR; encoded by the coding sequence ATGAACGCGAAACGGCTCGGCTGGCTGCTTTTGGCGCTCGTGGTGGCGCTGTCGGTCCCGGTTCTGGGGGCCGGCGCGGCGCCCGCCAAGGTGACGCTCACGTTCGGGGTGGACCAGGAGGTCGTCGGCCTGGACCCCAACAAGGTCACGGCGTTTTCGTCGTTCCGGCGGATCGATCTGCTCTACAATAAGCTCGTCACGTACGACGCCGGGCTGCACGTCGTCGGCGATCTCGCCGAGTCGTGGGACAACCCCGACGCCCGCACCTACGTCTTCCATCTGCGACACGGCGTGCAGTTCCACGACGGCGCGGAGATGACGAGCGCGGACGTCGTGTACACGCTGAACCGGATCCTCGATCCGAAGACGGCGTCGCCGGGCCGCTCCTACATCGACGTGATCGACGGCGTGACGGCGCCGGACAAGTACACGGTGCGGATCCACCTGCAGTATCCGCTCGCGTCGCTGCTCTCCGGCCTGGCGTCCGGCAACGCCGCGATCGTGGAGCGGTCCGCGGTGGAGCGCGCGGGAGACTTGCAGAAGACCGAGGCCGGCACCGGGCCGTTCATGCTGGCGGAGTGGGTGCCGGACAACTTCATGCGCCTCGCCCGCAACCCGCGCTACTTCAAGCGCGGCATGCCCCGGGTCGACGAAGTGGTGTTCCGGGTCATCCCCGAGCAGGCCTCGCTGCTCGCGGGCCTTCGGTCGCGCAGCCTCGACATGGCCACGATCTCGGACGGCAGCGTCGTCAAGCAGGCGCAGGCCGCCGGCACGCTCAACGTGCAGCAGGCGCCGAGCCTGAACCTCCGGATCTTCTCGTTCAACACGACCCGGAAGCCGTTTACCGACCCGCGGGTGCGCGACGCGATCGCGTTCGCGATCGACCGCCAGGCGATCATCAACGCCGCGGAGTTCGGCCTGGGCGTCGTGAGCGGCCCGATCCCGGCGCCGGACAAGGTGTGGGCGCTCCCGGTTTCGAGCTTTCCCGAGTACCACGCGAACCCCGCGCGCGCGCGGCAGCTGCTGCAGGAAGCCGGGGCCGCCGGCGCGTCCTTCAACATCACCGTCTCGCCGACGTACGAAGGCGGCCTCGCCGTCGCCCAGGTGATCCAAAGCCAGCTCAAGGCGGTCGGCCTCAACGCGAACATTCAAAACGTGGAGTGGGGCCAGTACATCAACCTCTGGGTGAAGCGGGACTTCGACTCGATGGTGGAGCTGCGCGGCGGCGATCCCGACCCCGACCGGTTCCTGTACCGGACGTTCTACAGCACCGGCGCGGTCAACAACTTCCTGTTCAAGGACGCGGCGGTCGACAAGCTGCTCGACCGCGGCCGCGTGCATGTGACCGTCGCGGAGCGCCTCCCGATCTACCACGACGTCGAGCGCGCGCTCGTCACCGGCGCGCCGGCGGTGTTCCTGTACACGCCGATGGAGTCGCAGGTGATGCAGACGTACGTGAAGGGCTTCCGGATCATCCCGACGGGCGCCCTCAATTACCTGGAGCAGACGTCCGTCGCGCGGTAG
- a CDS encoding ABC transporter permease, with protein sequence MSAFLAGRLLTLIPVLWGVSIVVFLLIHLLPGNAIQMFLGTQVAMTPAQMDELRRLFGLDKPLALQYVDWITHLLRGDFGVSLRTSRPVLPDILRRLPLSGEITLLALVIALVIAVPIGISAALRRGSAVDAAIQLGGLAGLSIPNFWLATMMLLALGNVGSIASIGIYVGFFADPVRNLAVMLLPSFSLGIALAAVMMRFIRSSLLEVLGHDYVRTARAKGLREQLVLYRHVLRNALIPVITVVGFQAGYLLGGTVVIEEVFALPGMGRLALAAIDQRDYPVVQGVVLVIALLFVLVNLAVDLTYALVDPRVRYG encoded by the coding sequence CTGAGCGCGTTTCTCGCCGGCCGGCTCCTCACGCTGATCCCCGTCCTGTGGGGGGTTTCGATCGTCGTCTTTCTCCTCATTCACCTCCTGCCCGGCAACGCGATCCAGATGTTCCTCGGCACGCAGGTCGCGATGACACCCGCCCAGATGGACGAGCTGCGGCGGCTCTTCGGCCTCGACAAGCCGCTGGCGTTGCAGTACGTGGACTGGATCACGCACCTGCTGCGGGGGGACTTCGGGGTGTCGCTGCGGACGAGCCGCCCGGTCCTGCCGGACATCCTGCGCCGGCTGCCGCTCAGCGGCGAGATCACGCTGCTCGCTCTCGTGATCGCCCTCGTCATCGCCGTCCCCATCGGGATCTCCGCCGCCCTGCGCCGGGGGTCGGCCGTCGACGCGGCGATCCAGCTCGGCGGGCTCGCCGGCCTCAGCATCCCGAACTTCTGGCTCGCCACGATGATGCTGCTGGCGCTGGGCAACGTCGGGTCGATCGCGTCGATCGGAATCTACGTCGGTTTCTTCGCGGATCCGGTCCGCAACCTCGCCGTGATGCTGCTGCCGTCGTTCTCGCTTGGGATCGCGCTCGCCGCGGTCATGATGCGGTTTATTCGCTCGTCGCTGCTCGAAGTGCTCGGGCACGACTACGTGCGCACGGCGCGCGCCAAGGGGCTCCGCGAGCAGTTGGTCCTCTACCGGCACGTCCTGCGCAACGCGCTGATCCCGGTGATCACCGTCGTCGGGTTCCAGGCCGGCTACCTGCTCGGCGGGACCGTCGTCATCGAGGAGGTCTTCGCCCTGCCCGGCATGGGCCGGCTCGCGCTCGCGGCGATCGACCAGCGCGACTACCCGGTGGTGCAGGGCGTCGTGCTCGTGATCGCCCTGCTGTTCGTCCTGGTGAACCTCGCGGTCGACCTGACGTACGCCCTCGTCGATCCTCGCGTGCGGTACGGATGA
- a CDS encoding ABC transporter permease — protein sequence MTPASASALAKAAAARRQGAPLRRRATFAERFVRTPLAMAGAVIVAAYLAAAVAAPLLAPDDPLVMHSQSLLAPPGGAHPFGTDQFGRDLLARLLYGARSSLAVAFGSVAFALAAGGVTGLFAGYRGGALDNVLMRAMDVIFAFPAVLLAIAIMAVLGAAVQNVILAIGIVYTPQFARVIRASTIETRGLEYVDAAGALGAGTRRILARHILPNITAPLIVQTSLSLSFAILTESALSFLGLGTQPPTPSWGNMLAEARRFMVIAPWTAITPGAAIALIVLGFNLLGDGLRDLLDPRLRL from the coding sequence ATGACGCCCGCGTCCGCCTCCGCGCTCGCGAAGGCCGCCGCCGCGCGCCGGCAGGGCGCGCCGCTCCGGCGCCGTGCGACGTTCGCCGAGCGCTTCGTGCGCACCCCGCTCGCGATGGCCGGCGCTGTGATCGTCGCCGCGTACCTCGCGGCCGCCGTCGCCGCCCCGCTGCTTGCGCCGGACGATCCGCTCGTGATGCACAGCCAGTCGCTGCTCGCGCCGCCGGGCGGCGCGCATCCGTTCGGCACGGATCAGTTCGGCCGCGACCTGCTGGCGAGGCTGCTCTACGGGGCGCGGTCGTCGCTCGCGGTCGCCTTCGGCTCGGTCGCGTTCGCGCTGGCGGCGGGCGGCGTGACCGGCCTGTTCGCCGGCTACCGGGGAGGCGCGCTCGACAACGTCCTCATGCGCGCGATGGATGTGATCTTCGCCTTCCCGGCCGTACTGCTGGCGATCGCGATCATGGCGGTGCTCGGGGCGGCCGTCCAAAACGTCATCCTCGCGATCGGCATCGTCTACACGCCGCAGTTCGCGCGCGTGATCCGCGCGAGCACGATCGAGACGCGCGGCCTGGAGTACGTCGACGCGGCCGGGGCGCTCGGCGCCGGCACGCGGCGGATTCTCGCGCGGCACATCCTGCCGAACATCACGGCGCCGCTGATCGTGCAGACGTCGCTCAGCCTCTCCTTCGCGATCCTGACCGAATCCGCGCTGAGTTTCCTCGGCCTCGGGACCCAGCCGCCCACGCCGTCCTGGGGCAACATGCTCGCGGAGGCGCGCCGCTTCATGGTGATCGCGCCGTGGACCGCGATCACGCCGGGCGCCGCGATCGCGCTGATCGTGCTCGGCTTCAACCTGCTCGGAGACGGGCTGCGCGATCTGCTCGACCCGCGCCTGCGCCTGTGA
- a CDS encoding long-chain-fatty-acid--CoA ligase, with the protein MPAGPAPLSPLQFFRRAADVYGDRLAVVDAAERYTYAAFADRCVRLAAALRTLGLRPGDRAGVLAPNTHHALECYTAVPLAGGVLVPMNTRLSAADYRYIVEHAGCRVLLADPAFAALADGLRGALDLGVVTLAGGPPAGPEGATGSAVEELIAGAPAGWAGRLFDAVDALDENAPISINYTSGTSGHSKGVVMTHRMTAINVLDVLVHARLGVDDVYLHTLPMFHVNGWGGVWAVAAAGARHVCLPRVDPPAIVHLIDAEGVTIAFAAPTVLVMLGGDPASQGWRPRQRVRWYVGGAPPPAALIKRCEEELGFEIVHVYGLTETGPWLTVCEWRGAWNGLPLAERAALKARQGIGQVAAGLVRVVREDLTDVARDGAEIGEIVVRGPTVTPGYYRDPEATTAATAGGWFHTGDLAVVHPDGYAQIVDRKKDLIISGGENISSVEVEGVLYQHPAVLEAAVVAGADPKWGEVPRACVVLRTGKRATAEELIAFCRERLAHFKAPKTVDFMDALPKTATGKIQKYQLRARAASAGGGRDASA; encoded by the coding sequence GTGCCCGCAGGCCCTGCGCCGCTTTCGCCGCTGCAGTTTTTCCGCCGCGCCGCCGACGTTTACGGAGACCGCCTCGCGGTCGTCGACGCCGCGGAGCGGTACACGTACGCGGCGTTCGCGGATCGCTGCGTGCGGCTCGCCGCGGCGCTCCGCACGCTGGGCCTCCGCCCGGGGGACCGCGCCGGGGTGCTCGCCCCAAACACCCACCACGCGCTCGAGTGCTATACGGCGGTGCCGCTCGCCGGTGGCGTGCTTGTGCCGATGAACACCCGGCTCAGCGCCGCCGACTACCGGTATATCGTCGAACACGCGGGCTGCCGGGTGCTGCTCGCGGATCCGGCCTTCGCCGCTCTCGCCGACGGGCTGCGGGGCGCGCTCGATCTGGGGGTGGTGACTTTGGCCGGCGGGCCGCCCGCGGGCCCGGAGGGCGCGACCGGCTCGGCCGTGGAGGAGCTGATCGCCGGCGCCCCGGCCGGATGGGCCGGCCGGCTCTTCGACGCGGTCGACGCGCTCGACGAGAACGCGCCGATCAGCATCAACTATACGAGCGGGACGTCCGGTCATTCCAAGGGCGTCGTCATGACGCACCGGATGACCGCGATCAACGTGCTCGACGTGCTGGTCCACGCCCGCCTCGGCGTCGACGACGTGTATCTCCATACGCTGCCGATGTTCCACGTGAACGGCTGGGGCGGGGTGTGGGCGGTCGCGGCCGCCGGGGCGCGCCACGTCTGCCTGCCCCGCGTCGATCCGCCGGCGATCGTCCACCTGATCGACGCGGAGGGCGTCACGATCGCCTTCGCCGCGCCGACCGTGCTCGTCATGCTCGGCGGCGATCCGGCGAGCCAAGGCTGGCGCCCCCGGCAGCGGGTGCGCTGGTACGTCGGCGGCGCGCCGCCGCCGGCGGCGCTCATCAAGCGGTGCGAAGAAGAGCTCGGCTTCGAGATCGTCCACGTCTACGGTCTCACCGAGACCGGCCCGTGGCTCACCGTCTGCGAATGGCGGGGCGCCTGGAACGGCCTGCCGCTCGCGGAGCGCGCCGCGCTCAAGGCCCGCCAGGGGATCGGCCAGGTGGCGGCCGGCCTCGTGCGCGTCGTCCGCGAGGACCTCACCGACGTCGCGCGCGACGGCGCGGAGATCGGCGAGATCGTCGTCCGCGGACCGACCGTCACTCCCGGCTACTACCGCGACCCCGAGGCGACCACGGCGGCGACGGCGGGCGGCTGGTTTCACACCGGCGACCTCGCCGTCGTGCATCCGGACGGCTACGCGCAGATCGTGGACCGCAAGAAAGATCTGATCATCAGCGGCGGCGAGAACATCTCGTCGGTGGAGGTGGAAGGCGTGCTGTACCAGCACCCCGCGGTGCTCGAAGCGGCGGTCGTCGCGGGCGCCGATCCGAAGTGGGGGGAAGTTCCGCGCGCGTGCGTGGTCCTCCGGACCGGGAAGCGCGCCACGGCCGAGGAGTTGATCGCGTTCTGCCGCGAGCGGCTCGCGCACTTCAAGGCGCCGAAAACGGTCGACTTCATGGACGCGCTGCCCAAGACCGCGACCGGCAAGATTCAGAAGTACCAGCTGCGGGCGCGCGCCGCCTCGGCCGGAGGAGGCCGCGATGCCTCTGCGTAG